In one window of Oryza sativa Japonica Group chromosome 9, ASM3414082v1 DNA:
- the LOC107277915 gene encoding protein ALP1-like isoform X1, with protein sequence MPIRSKTMSKCVLFFTSFFFFPLSCDAQMDLDSTHQYIVHQRTRTLGVLAVVLAIIRWRRRIRNRRHPRKYGPLVDRDLVRKTRLDDLYNGSDTTCISQLRMRKEVFWKLASKLRDNGLLCDTIHVSVEEQLAMFLHTVGHNLRNRVIGFYVIRSSETVSRYFNEVLKALCCLAKDMIQIRSIETHSKIVSNPGRFYPYFEDCIGALDGTHIPAFVPENIVNRFRGRKSYPTQNVLAAVDFDLRFTYVLAGWEGSAHDLVVLKAALRRSSGIQIPEGKYYLADAGYAARPGILPPFRGVRYHLKEYEGGKSPETPQELFNLRHSSLRTSVERAFGTLKNRFKVLASKPFFPYKVQVKIVIACCVLHNWILDNGPDNIIYDEARWYSKLPRSARVATDYGEEHQQWVEFRENLANIMWEEH encoded by the exons ATGCCTATTAGAAGTAAAACTATGTCAAAATGTGTGCTTTTTTTcactagtttctttttttttcctttgtcgtGTGATGCTCAGATGGATCTAGATTCTACTCATCAGTATATTGTCCATCAACGAACTAGAACTTTGGGTGTTTTAGCTGTTGTGTTGGCAATTATTCGCTGGCGACGTCGTATAAGAAATAGACGACATCCAAGGAAGTATGGTCCATTGGTGGATAGAGATTTGGTCAGGAAAACAAGATTAGATGATTTGTACAATGGGAGTGATACAACTTGCATCAGTCAGCTTCGGATGAGGAAAGAAGTGTTCTGGAAACTTGCCTCCAAATTACGTGATAATGGCCTACTATGTGACACAATCCATGTCTCAGTGGAAGAACAATTAGCTATGTTCCTGCACACAGTTGGCCACAATTTAAGAAATCGTGTGATTGGATTCTATGTCATAAGATCCAGTGAGACAGTGAGCCGGTACTTCAATGAGGTGTTGAAAGCTTTATGTTGTCTTGCTAAAGATATGATACAAATTAGGTCAATAGAGACCCATTCAAAGATAGTTAGTAATCCTGGCAGATTCTACCCATATTTTGAG GATTGCATCGGGGCATTGGATGGCACACACATCCCTGCATTTGTCCCAGAGAATATAGTTAACAGGTTTAGAGGTCGCAAGTCCTATCCAACTCAGAATGTTCTTGCTGCGGTTGACTTTGATTTGAGGTTTACCTATGTTCTTGCTGGATGGGAGGGTTCCGCACATGACTTAGTGGTTCTCAAGGCTGCTCTTAGAAGATCAAGTGGAATTCAAATACCTGAAG GCAAATACTATTTAGCCGATGCAGGGTATGCAGCAAGACCTGGTATACTACCACCATTTAGGGGTGTTCGATACCACCTGAAAGAGTACGAAGGCGGGAAATCACCAGAAACACCTCAAGAATTATTCAATCTTCGACATTCCTCCCTTCGCACATCTGTTGAGAGAGCATTTGGAACCTTAAAAAACCGTTTCAAAGTTCTTGCTAGCAAGCCTTTCTTTCCATATAAAGTCCAAGTGAAGATAGTAATAGCGTGTTGTGTACTGCATAATTGGATCCTTGATAATGGTCCTGATAACATCATATATGATGAAGCTCGTTGGTATAGTAAGCTACCTAGATCAGCTAGAGTAGCGACAGATTATGGCGAGGAGCACCAACAGTGGGTAGAATTTCGAGAAAATCTAGCTAATATTATGTGGGAGGAACATTAA
- the LOC107277915 gene encoding protein ALP1-like isoform X2 — translation MDLDSTHQYIVHQRTRTLGVLAVVLAIIRWRRRIRNRRHPRKYGPLVDRDLVRKTRLDDLYNGSDTTCISQLRMRKEVFWKLASKLRDNGLLCDTIHVSVEEQLAMFLHTVGHNLRNRVIGFYVIRSSETVSRYFNEVLKALCCLAKDMIQIRSIETHSKIVSNPGRFYPYFEDCIGALDGTHIPAFVPENIVNRFRGRKSYPTQNVLAAVDFDLRFTYVLAGWEGSAHDLVVLKAALRRSSGIQIPEGKYYLADAGYAARPGILPPFRGVRYHLKEYEGGKSPETPQELFNLRHSSLRTSVERAFGTLKNRFKVLASKPFFPYKVQVKIVIACCVLHNWILDNGPDNIIYDEARWYSKLPRSARVATDYGEEHQQWVEFRENLANIMWEEH, via the exons ATGGATCTAGATTCTACTCATCAGTATATTGTCCATCAACGAACTAGAACTTTGGGTGTTTTAGCTGTTGTGTTGGCAATTATTCGCTGGCGACGTCGTATAAGAAATAGACGACATCCAAGGAAGTATGGTCCATTGGTGGATAGAGATTTGGTCAGGAAAACAAGATTAGATGATTTGTACAATGGGAGTGATACAACTTGCATCAGTCAGCTTCGGATGAGGAAAGAAGTGTTCTGGAAACTTGCCTCCAAATTACGTGATAATGGCCTACTATGTGACACAATCCATGTCTCAGTGGAAGAACAATTAGCTATGTTCCTGCACACAGTTGGCCACAATTTAAGAAATCGTGTGATTGGATTCTATGTCATAAGATCCAGTGAGACAGTGAGCCGGTACTTCAATGAGGTGTTGAAAGCTTTATGTTGTCTTGCTAAAGATATGATACAAATTAGGTCAATAGAGACCCATTCAAAGATAGTTAGTAATCCTGGCAGATTCTACCCATATTTTGAG GATTGCATCGGGGCATTGGATGGCACACACATCCCTGCATTTGTCCCAGAGAATATAGTTAACAGGTTTAGAGGTCGCAAGTCCTATCCAACTCAGAATGTTCTTGCTGCGGTTGACTTTGATTTGAGGTTTACCTATGTTCTTGCTGGATGGGAGGGTTCCGCACATGACTTAGTGGTTCTCAAGGCTGCTCTTAGAAGATCAAGTGGAATTCAAATACCTGAAG GCAAATACTATTTAGCCGATGCAGGGTATGCAGCAAGACCTGGTATACTACCACCATTTAGGGGTGTTCGATACCACCTGAAAGAGTACGAAGGCGGGAAATCACCAGAAACACCTCAAGAATTATTCAATCTTCGACATTCCTCCCTTCGCACATCTGTTGAGAGAGCATTTGGAACCTTAAAAAACCGTTTCAAAGTTCTTGCTAGCAAGCCTTTCTTTCCATATAAAGTCCAAGTGAAGATAGTAATAGCGTGTTGTGTACTGCATAATTGGATCCTTGATAATGGTCCTGATAACATCATATATGATGAAGCTCGTTGGTATAGTAAGCTACCTAGATCAGCTAGAGTAGCGACAGATTATGGCGAGGAGCACCAACAGTGGGTAGAATTTCGAGAAAATCTAGCTAATATTATGTGGGAGGAACATTAA
- the LOC107277915 gene encoding uncharacterized protein isoform X3, which yields MDIGGSNKHGKGKSKARKGVGGSGVRSKPINWPPAFSEFLLDWYIEKKLELPPKGVIKKMHHTACTSAINAKYGSTYNVDQVQRHYRCHKETWALVARHLNESGGGWDETNKMLSLSQSTLDSLSINDRGILSKPIQFFDKLQELFSGSSADGAFMEDPSSVADFDDEADELDNFNDMSTYAETKYPQGEDSDKLEADSDDCKEVAALNAATAALNAATSQVSSSHTSGLKPNKKSFKKCGKPKTLPQSHNDKGKLKAKSSSGLHDDDDIDVLITSTLVGIKDNLAKPIQTAAPQDPNAPLWDMLKKIALEPEDKMRVGLHLCKPEFQAHRSFLISMGQEYLERWVYKFLSGDDTGL from the exons ATGGATATAGGAGGAAGCAACAAACATGGCAAGGGAAAAAGTAAGGCACGCAAAGGAGTTGGGGGATCAGGTGTGAGGTCAAAACCCATAAATTGGCCACCAGCATTCTCTGAATTTCTTCTTGACTGGTACATTGAAAAGAAGTTAGAGCTGCCACCAAAGGGAGTGATCAAGAAGATGCATCACACTGCTTGCACATCAGCTATTAATGCAAAGTATGGCAGTACTTACAATGTTGATCAGGTTCAACGACACTATAGGTGCCATAAAGAGACTTGGGCACTTGTAGCTCGCCATCTAAATGAGAGTGGTGGTGGCTGGGATGAGACAAACAAAATGTTGTCTCTCTCCCAATCTACCTTGGATAGCCTATCG ATTAATGACCGTGGAATTCTTTCAAAGCCTATTCAGTTCTTCGATAAGCTGCAAGAGTTGTTTAGTGGTTCCTCGGCTGATGGAGCGTTTATGGAAGATCCTTCAAGTGTTGCTGATTTTGATGATGAAGCTGATGAACTTGATAATTTCAATGATATGTCAACCTATGCTGAAACAAAATATCCACAAGGGGAAGACTCGGACAAATTAGAGGCAGACAGTGATGATTGCAAGGAGGTGGCAGCCCTTAATGCAGCAACTGCAGCCCTTAATGCAGCAACTAGTCAAGTTTCATCTTCTCATACCAGTGGTCTGAAGCCAAACAAGAAGAGTTTCAAAAAGTGTGGGAAGCCAAAGACCTTGCCTCAATCACATAATGATAAGGGTAAGCTTAAGGCAAAGTCATCATCTGGAttgcatgatgatgatgatattgaTGTGCTGATCACTAGTACCTTGGTTGGAATCAAAGATAACCTTGCCAAACCAATACAGACTGCAGCCCCTCAAGATCCAAATGCCCCTCTATGGGACATGCTCAAGAAGATTGCCTTAGAACCTGAAGATAAAATGAGAGTTGGACTACACCTTTGCAAGCCAGAATTTCAAGCTCATCGCAGTTTTCTTATTAGCATGGGTCAAGAATATCTTGAACGTTGGGTTTACAAGTTCTTATCTGGTGATGATACAGGCCTCTAG
- the LOC4346502 gene encoding 2-oxoglutarate-dependent dioxygenase 33-like produces MASDFKAIPLIDISPLVEKIDDPNMANDKDLLQVVRLLDDACREAGFFYVKGHGIAESLMKEVRDVTHKFFQLPYEEKLKIKMTPQNGYRGYQRLGENITNGKPDMQEAIDYYAPIEPGKYGDLAKPMEGTNLWPKYPSNFDALLKNYISLLRDLSRKIMQGIALALGGPVDAFEGRTAGDPFWVCRLIGYPVSTDILEEHRTDTGCGAHTDYGLLTLVNQDDDICALEVKNQSGEWIYAKPIPGTFVCNIGDMLKVWSNGIYQPTLHRVVNNSPRYRVSVAFFYESNFDAAIEPVEFCRERTGGVAKYEKVVYGEHLIKKVLNNFIK; encoded by the exons ACATTAGCCCACTTGTTGAAAAGATCGATGATCCAAATATGGCCAATGACAAGGATTTGCTGCAAGTTGTCCGATTGTTGGACGATGCATGTAGGGAGGCTGGATTCTTTTATGTG AAAGGCCATGGGATTGCTGAGTCGCTAATGAAGGAAGTTAGGGACGTCACACACAAGTTCTTCCAACTTCCTTATGAAGAAAAACTAAAGATTAAAATGACACCTCAGAATGGATATAG AGGATACCAAAGACTGGGCGAAAATATTACCAACGGTAAACCTGACATGCAGGAAGCAATTGAT TATTATGCGCCTATTGAACCTGGTAAATATGGAGATCTTGCCAAACCAATGGAAGGAACTAATTTGTG GCCAAAATATCCATCAAATTTTGATGCACTACTAAAAAACTATATCAGCCTTCTAAGAG ATCTTTCCAGAAAGATCATGCAAGGTATAGCCTTGGCATTGGGTGGGCCAGTTGATGCTTTTGAAGGTAGAACCGCAGGAGATCCTTTTTGGGTTTGCAGGTTGATTGGTTATCCTGTATCAACCGATATTCTAGAAGAGCATCGCACTGACACTGGCTG TGGAGCTCACACAGACTATG GCCTTCTGACATTGGTTAACCAAGATGATGACATATGTGCCCTTGAG GTCAAAAACCAATCAGGTGAGTGGATTTATGCCAAACCAATCCCGGGAACCTTCGTCTGCAACATTGGTGACATGCTGaag GTTTGGTCAAATGGAATATATCAACCAACACTTCATCGAGTTGTTAACAATTCCCCTCGTTACCGTGTATCTGTTGCCTTTTTCTATGAG TCAAACTTCGATGCTGCCATAGAGCCTGTTGAGTTCTGCCGGGAGAGAACAGGTGGTGTCGCCAAGTATGAAAAGGTTGTATACGGGGAGCATTTAATTAAAAAAGTCTTGAATAATTTCATCAAATAA
- the LOC107277915 gene encoding uncharacterized protein isoform X4, translated as MNSSFSSSYYSIFYFMFFCWMPLLPTVHCFVVHNMDIGGSNKHGKGKSKARKGVGGSGVRSKPINWPPAFSEFLLDWYIEKKLELPPKGVIKKMHHTACTSAINAKYGSTYNVDQVQRHYRCHKETWALVARHLNESGGGWDETNKMLSLSQSTLDSLSINDRGILSKPIQFFDKLQELFSGSSADGAFMEDPSSVADFDDEADELDNFNDMSTYAETKYPQGEDSDKLEADSDDCKEVAALNAATAALNAATSQVSSSHTSGLKPNKKSFKKCGKPKTLPQSHNDKGKLKAKSSSGLHDDDDIDVLITSTLVGIKDNLAKPIQTAAPQDPNAPLWDMLKKIALEPEDKMRVGLHLCKPEFQAHRSFLISMGQEYLERWVYKFLSGDDTGL; from the exons ATGAATTCTTCTTTCAGCTCTTCATATTATAGCATTTTCTACTTTATGTTTTTTTGTTGGATGCCATTATTACCTACTGTGCATTGCTTTGTAGTTCATAACATGGATATAGGAGGAAGCAACAAACATGGCAAGGGAAAAAGTAAGGCACGCAAAGGAGTTGGGGGATCAGGTGTGAGGTCAAAACCCATAAATTGGCCACCAGCATTCTCTGAATTTCTTCTTGACTGGTACATTGAAAAGAAGTTAGAGCTGCCACCAAAGGGAGTGATCAAGAAGATGCATCACACTGCTTGCACATCAGCTATTAATGCAAAGTATGGCAGTACTTACAATGTTGATCAGGTTCAACGACACTATAGGTGCCATAAAGAGACTTGGGCACTTGTAGCTCGCCATCTAAATGAGAGTGGTGGTGGCTGGGATGAGACAAACAAAATGTTGTCTCTCTCCCAATCTACCTTGGATAGCCTATCG ATTAATGACCGTGGAATTCTTTCAAAGCCTATTCAGTTCTTCGATAAGCTGCAAGAGTTGTTTAGTGGTTCCTCGGCTGATGGAGCGTTTATGGAAGATCCTTCAAGTGTTGCTGATTTTGATGATGAAGCTGATGAACTTGATAATTTCAATGATATGTCAACCTATGCTGAAACAAAATATCCACAAGGGGAAGACTCGGACAAATTAGAGGCAGACAGTGATGATTGCAAGGAGGTGGCAGCCCTTAATGCAGCAACTGCAGCCCTTAATGCAGCAACTAGTCAAGTTTCATCTTCTCATACCAGTGGTCTGAAGCCAAACAAGAAGAGTTTCAAAAAGTGTGGGAAGCCAAAGACCTTGCCTCAATCACATAATGATAAGGGTAAGCTTAAGGCAAAGTCATCATCTGGAttgcatgatgatgatgatattgaTGTGCTGATCACTAGTACCTTGGTTGGAATCAAAGATAACCTTGCCAAACCAATACAGACTGCAGCCCCTCAAGATCCAAATGCCCCTCTATGGGACATGCTCAAGAAGATTGCCTTAGAACCTGAAGATAAAATGAGAGTTGGACTACACCTTTGCAAGCCAGAATTTCAAGCTCATCGCAGTTTTCTTATTAGCATGGGTCAAGAATATCTTGAACGTTGGGTTTACAAGTTCTTATCTGGTGATGATACAGGCCTCTAG